The Streptomyces sp. NBC_00102 genome segment CACGCATCGTGCGCCTCCCATGCGCCCTATGTCGCCACAGAACCTTCCTTCGATAAGCTGTACGTGACCGGCAGTGCCGTTACGGCCCTGTCCCGTTCGTCGTGCGGTGGCCGTGGGGTCCACCATCGGAGCACCGCCGCCCGGAAGTCGTGTTCCGGCCGACCGGACTCCCGTACCGCCACCCCACCGCCGCAGAGTCACCCGCACGCACCGCATCCCCGCCCCAAGGAGTCCACCAGCCGATGGCCGGTCCCGCGTTCCGAGCCGCCGCCGTCAGGGTGCGCGTCCCCGCCACCAGCGCCAACCTGGGCCCGGGCTTCGACGCCCTCGGCCTCTCGCTGGGCCTCTACGACGACGTGGTCGTCCGGGTCGCCGACTCCGGTCTGCACATCGACATCGCCGGTGAGGGCGCCGACACGCTGCCCCGCGACGAGTCGCACCTGCTCGTACGCTCCATGCGCACCGCCTTCGACCTGCTCGGCGGACAGCCGCGCGGGCTGGAGATCGTCTGCGCCAACCGCATCCCGCACGGCCGCGGCCTCGGCTCCTCCTCCGCCGCCATCTGCGCCGGCATCGTCGCCGCCCGCGCCGTCACGACCGGCGGCGAGGCCCGCCTCGACGAGGCCGCGCTGCTGGAGCTCGCCACCGAGATCGAGGGCCACCCCGACAACGTCGCGGCCTGCCTCCTCGGCGGATTCACCCTCGCGTGGATGGACGGCGGATCGGCCCGCGCGATCCGGATGGACCCGGCCGCCGCTGTCGTCCCGGTGGTCTTCGTACCGGGCAGGCCGGTGCTCACCGAGACCGCCCGCGGACTGCTGCCGCGCCAGGTCCCGCACGTCGACGCCGCCGCCAACGCCGGCCGCGCCGCACTCCTCGTGGAGGCGCTGACCCGGCGCCCCGAGCTGCTGCTGGCCGCCACCGAGGACCGGCTGCACCAGGAGTACCGCGGCCCGGCCATGCCGGAGAGCCTCGAACTGGTGCACCGGCTGCGCGCCGACGGGGTTCCCGCCGTCATCTCCGGTGCGGGGCCCACGGTCCTGGCCTTCACGGAGGAGGGCGCCGCCGACAAGGTGGCCCGGCTCGCGGGTGAGGGATGGGCCGCCAACCGGCTCGCGCTCGACGGTCCGGGCGCGTGCGTACTGCCGCTCGCGCCGTAAGCAGAGGGATTGCCGGTGAAGGAGAGGGGGAATATTTGTTGGAGCCGGTAGTGTTAATCTCAAGTCGGCAATCGACGTCCACGCGACGCGTTGCTTCGTGTCCCCTTCAGGGACCACCTTTCTTCCGGGAGCCTCCCCCAACTGCCTGATCAGCCTGTCTGAGCAGTTTCGAGCACGCTCCGGAACCGGCAAGACACCCCTCGTTCGTCCAAGAGTGGGCCGAGCAGGGGGAGCTCGCGTCGGACCCCGCACGTTCATCTCTCCGCCGCACCCGGCGGACCACCGCCCCGGCACGGTCCGCGATCGAAAAGATCACATACCGAATGCCGGACAGCACAACCGGTCGCCGAGCCAGAAGGCCGACGTCCGCTCCAGGGAAGGACCCTTCGTGAGCGACACCACCGATCTGATGGGCGTGACTGCCGACAAGAGCGTCGACAGCGCCGCGCCCGCCGAAGGTGCTGCCACCGGCACCACCGCACGGCGCCGCCGCTCCGGCACCGGCCTTGACGGCATGGTCCTGGCCGAGCTGCAGCAGGTCGCGTCCGGCCTCGGCATCAGGGGCACCGCGCGCATGCGCAAGAGCCAGCTGATCGAGGTCATCAAGGAGGCGCAGGCCGGCAAGGCCCCCGCCGCCAAGACCGCCGCCACCAAGGCGCCCGCCGCCGGTACGGACGCGGAGACCAAGCCCAAGCGCCGCGCCACCTCGAAGGCGCGCACGGGCGACGAGGCCGCCGCCCCGGCCG includes the following:
- the thrB gene encoding homoserine kinase encodes the protein MAGPAFRAAAVRVRVPATSANLGPGFDALGLSLGLYDDVVVRVADSGLHIDIAGEGADTLPRDESHLLVRSMRTAFDLLGGQPRGLEIVCANRIPHGRGLGSSSAAICAGIVAARAVTTGGEARLDEAALLELATEIEGHPDNVAACLLGGFTLAWMDGGSARAIRMDPAAAVVPVVFVPGRPVLTETARGLLPRQVPHVDAAANAGRAALLVEALTRRPELLLAATEDRLHQEYRGPAMPESLELVHRLRADGVPAVISGAGPTVLAFTEEGAADKVARLAGEGWAANRLALDGPGACVLPLAP